Proteins encoded in a region of the Candidatus Bathyarchaeota archaeon genome:
- a CDS encoding YihY/virulence factor BrkB family protein, which produces MNKQELYRIFKTAFIDWLDDNATLRAAALTYFIILPLPTLLLLVTAIFSLFLGEAQAAHILIQQIQAVVGPAVAELFNQLILNTGSPFTSVWTAFVVIAFSIGGAIGAFAVLRDTMDCIWEVHLPKGLPFWMRIRQKIVPFALVSSLGLIVIAWTALVGGILNTIILFSVNEVLTYIVLETAQVLLSFAVAVLLFAIIYRMIPEAKVHWRDVALAATVTGVAFTVTNYIFGAYIQTFVVTTVAGAAGALLIILLWVFVLNEIVLYGAEVSKVYATTVGTHSRQHLPEAVLKIIEPLQRVGEKIDEVVKEEVVKIEAPSKEPQIEAEVSGKRQQPQQPDAPPKGRVENAKIKPLRKKRKGEK; this is translated from the coding sequence ATGAATAAGCAGGAACTATACCGGATTTTTAAGACAGCCTTCATCGATTGGCTAGATGATAACGCAACTCTAAGAGCGGCAGCCCTAACCTATTTTATCATACTGCCCCTCCCCACGCTGCTGCTACTGGTCACCGCAATCTTTTCCCTGTTCCTCGGCGAAGCCCAAGCTGCCCATATTCTGATTCAGCAGATACAGGCGGTAGTGGGCCCCGCAGTGGCAGAGTTGTTTAATCAATTAATCCTAAACACTGGCTCACCGTTCACTTCGGTTTGGACTGCGTTTGTGGTGATTGCCTTCTCCATCGGCGGCGCCATCGGCGCGTTTGCGGTTCTGCGCGACACGATGGATTGCATCTGGGAGGTTCATTTGCCTAAGGGGCTGCCGTTTTGGATGCGGATACGCCAGAAAATTGTGCCCTTCGCGTTGGTTTCCTCGCTTGGACTCATCGTGATTGCTTGGACGGCGCTTGTCGGGGGAATATTAAACACCATAATTCTGTTTTCTGTCAACGAAGTTTTAACCTACATAGTTCTGGAAACGGCGCAGGTGCTGCTGTCTTTTGCTGTGGCAGTGTTGCTTTTCGCGATTATCTACCGGATGATTCCCGAAGCCAAAGTCCACTGGCGAGATGTAGCGTTAGCCGCAACCGTGACAGGCGTCGCCTTCACCGTCACCAACTATATTTTCGGCGCCTACATCCAAACATTCGTCGTCACAACGGTTGCGGGGGCAGCAGGGGCACTGCTGATTATTCTTTTGTGGGTTTTTGTTCTAAACGAGATTGTGCTCTACGGCGCGGAGGTCTCCAAGGTCTACGCTACAACTGTGGGGACGCATTCAAGGCAGCATCTTCCTGAGGCGGTGCTGAAAATCATTGAGCCCTTGCAGAGAGTCGGCGAAAAAATAGATGAAGTGGTGAAGGAAGAGGTGGTTAAAATCGAGGCGCCGTCAAAGGAGCCGCAGATCGAAGCTGAAGTATCCGGTAAACGTCAACAGCCCCAACAGCCAGATGCGCCTCCCAAAGGAAGGGTTGAAAACGCCAAAATCAAGCCGCTCCGCAAGAAGCGTAAGGGGGAGAAATGA
- a CDS encoding PQQ-binding-like beta-propeller repeat protein gives MVNEVWRTDPLGDVTSPSVVNGVIYLTGYDLIALNASTGEIIWRQRAQWDPPPIVENGIVYTSHGAFNATTGAELWSFQGDRAVAVANGIYYTMFRENENSSHMVIALNASSAEKLWDYGELYDTISAGITIKEGIVYFGTGTHFYALDAYTGEPLWEVQMGIIYASSPAVSDGCVYFSSVNVTKRDYNLFYCLDALTGKEIWHARVYMGSSPAIAHGCVYVGGNDGQFFAFNATTGAKIWNYTVRTSKGYGIEFSPAVADDVVYVGADDGYLYAFNASTGIKLWRYNLGDVLHFQGSAAIAAGRIYIGSEDNFLVALEAEPATAASESMAEVEIALVILLVVLFVAVGVLLLRRHNLKKAVG, from the coding sequence ATGGTTAACGAAGTATGGAGAACTGACCCCCTGGGCGATGTAACATCCCCCTCTGTAGTAAACGGCGTTATATACTTAACAGGTTACGATTTGATCGCCCTCAATGCCTCTACAGGCGAAATAATTTGGCGACAAAGAGCACAATGGGATCCGCCACCGATTGTTGAAAATGGCATTGTCTACACTTCGCATGGAGCATTTAATGCTACAACGGGTGCGGAATTATGGAGTTTTCAGGGCGATAGGGCAGTGGCGGTAGCAAACGGAATCTATTATACGATGTTTCGGGAAAACGAAAACAGCAGTCACATGGTTATTGCTCTTAATGCTTCTTCGGCAGAGAAACTCTGGGATTACGGGGAGCTGTACGATACAATATCAGCGGGCATTACAATCAAAGAGGGGATTGTTTATTTTGGAACAGGTACTCATTTTTATGCTCTTGATGCCTATACAGGCGAACCATTATGGGAGGTACAAATGGGAATTATTTATGCGTCTTCCCCCGCCGTTTCAGATGGCTGCGTTTACTTTAGTAGTGTTAATGTAACCAAAAGAGACTATAACCTCTTCTATTGTCTTGATGCGCTCACTGGCAAAGAGATATGGCATGCAAGAGTGTATATGGGCTCATCACCTGCCATCGCACACGGATGTGTTTATGTTGGGGGAAATGATGGACAGTTTTTTGCTTTCAACGCGACAACTGGCGCAAAAATATGGAACTATACGGTTCGAACCTCAAAGGGGTATGGCATTGAATTTTCTCCAGCCGTGGCAGATGATGTAGTTTATGTCGGCGCTGACGATGGATACCTCTACGCATTTAACGCTTCCACAGGCATCAAATTATGGCGTTACAACTTAGGCGATGTCCTGCATTTCCAGGGATCCGCCGCAATAGCAGCGGGGCGTATTTATATAGGTTCAGAAGACAATTTTTTAGTAGCCCTTGAGGCCGAGCCCGCAACTGCGGCTTCAGAATCTATGGCTGAAGTCGAAATAGCATTGGTTATTTTGTTGGTGGTATTATTTGTTGCAGTTGGAGTTTTACTCCTAAGGAGACATAACTTGAAAAAGGCCGTCGGCTAA
- a CDS encoding ribbon-helix-helix domain-containing protein translates to MKTLRISDDAHQKLTAMLGEITAQTMKMQTYTDAIENLLSTSISLPPELLNETQNFVEANRKLGYTSREEFIRDSIRKQLRDQKEEYVCVEVPKDEYERMQQALSDLDTEFLSVDDFINQQVHALLAKHQEWLKEKETYEQKNRR, encoded by the coding sequence ATGAAAACCCTCCGCATCTCAGACGACGCCCACCAAAAACTAACCGCCATGCTAGGCGAAATCACCGCCCAAACCATGAAAATGCAAACCTACACCGACGCAATCGAAAACCTCCTCTCCACCAGCATCAGCCTACCACCCGAGCTCCTAAACGAAACCCAAAACTTCGTCGAAGCCAACCGCAAACTCGGCTACACCAGCCGCGAAGAATTCATCCGCGACTCCATACGCAAACAGCTCCGGGACCAAAAAGAAGAATACGTCTGCGTCGAGGTGCCTAAAGATGAGTATGAGAGGATGCAGCAGGCGCTTTCCGATTTAGACACGGAGTTTTTGAGTGTAGATGACTTCATTAATCAGCAGGTTCATGCGTTGCTGGCTAAGCATCAGGAGTGGCTAAAAGAGAAAGAGACATACGAGCAAAAAAATCGGCGTTGA
- a CDS encoding inositol-3-phosphate synthase, producing MPSVKVALIGVGNCASSFVQGIQYYSKHDSMGLRNATLAGLAPKDIEVVAAFDVDNGKVGKDLAEAIFAAPNNAPKVCDVPKLDVKVAKGPLLDGIGDSAKNLITLSQEADVDLAKTLKASGAQAAINLLPSGAAKATEAYAQAALTAGCAFINATPNFIASNPTWAAKYASAGLPLVGDDLVDQVGSTALHKTLLRLLSESGVHINETYQLDVGGGTESVDTMERTRDTKRTIKTQSVASALPYKTEVVAGSTDYVDFLQNKRDSYFFISGSYFCDTPMKIDLKFQTVDAPNAGSVLFDVVRAVKVALANKQAGALEAVCAYGFKRPPKMLTLEVAEAEFKKFVA from the coding sequence ATGCCATCGGTTAAAGTTGCATTAATCGGCGTGGGAAACTGCGCTTCATCGTTTGTTCAAGGCATCCAATATTACAGTAAACACGACAGCATGGGACTACGCAACGCAACGCTTGCGGGATTGGCGCCCAAGGACATCGAGGTTGTAGCGGCTTTTGACGTGGACAACGGAAAAGTCGGCAAAGACCTCGCAGAAGCCATATTCGCGGCGCCCAACAACGCCCCCAAAGTCTGCGACGTCCCCAAACTGGACGTGAAAGTAGCCAAGGGACCCCTGCTTGACGGCATCGGCGACTCAGCCAAAAACCTCATAACCCTCAGCCAAGAAGCCGACGTGGACCTGGCAAAAACGCTGAAAGCCTCCGGCGCACAAGCCGCCATAAACCTGCTGCCCAGCGGCGCAGCCAAAGCCACCGAAGCCTACGCCCAAGCCGCACTCACAGCGGGATGCGCATTCATCAACGCCACCCCCAACTTCATCGCCAGCAACCCAACATGGGCAGCAAAATACGCCTCAGCCGGTTTACCGCTGGTTGGCGATGACCTCGTCGACCAAGTCGGCTCAACCGCACTCCACAAAACCCTGCTGCGGCTCCTCAGCGAAAGCGGAGTCCACATAAACGAAACCTACCAGCTAGACGTCGGCGGAGGAACCGAATCCGTCGACACCATGGAACGCACCCGCGACACCAAACGCACCATCAAAACCCAATCCGTCGCCTCCGCGTTGCCCTACAAAACCGAAGTCGTCGCAGGCTCAACGGACTACGTGGATTTTCTGCAGAACAAACGCGACAGCTACTTCTTCATAAGCGGCAGCTACTTCTGCGATACACCCATGAAAATAGACCTTAAATTCCAAACCGTCGACGCCCCCAACGCAGGCTCAGTCCTATTTGACGTTGTCCGCGCAGTTAAAGTGGCGTTAGCTAACAAGCAAGCCGGTGCACTCGAAGCCGTTTGTGCCTATGGTTTTAAGCGTCCACCCAAGATGTTGACGCTTGAAGTTGCAGAGGCTGAATTCAAAAAATTCGTCGCTTAA
- the trxA gene encoding thioredoxin, whose protein sequence is MSSEPFHVTDANFEETIKNNKLVLVDFWANWCGPCRALAPTIAEVAKENNGKILVGKLDVDENPATAERFQVFSIPTMIIFKDGQEAERLVGLCPKNRITDTLAKHQ, encoded by the coding sequence ATGAGCAGTGAACCTTTTCATGTAACGGACGCAAATTTTGAGGAAACCATCAAAAACAACAAGCTGGTACTGGTGGACTTCTGGGCAAACTGGTGTGGCCCCTGCCGCGCGTTAGCGCCGACTATTGCGGAAGTAGCTAAAGAGAATAATGGAAAGATTCTGGTGGGCAAACTTGACGTGGACGAGAACCCAGCGACTGCCGAGCGCTTCCAAGTCTTCAGCATCCCCACAATGATTATCTTCAAGGACGGCCAAGAAGCCGAACGCCTAGTTGGACTATGCCCTAAAAACCGCATAACCGACACGTTAGCTAAGCATCAATAA
- a CDS encoding nitroreductase family protein, giving the protein MEFMDVVATRKSVRDYQDKPVEEDKITQILEAARQAPSWANKQGTKYIIVTDKKRIEDLANMFMGFVKKAPAVVVACANPKDSGSRNGMDYYLVDVVISMQQLVLAATNLGLGTCWIGGFDEDKVKKALEIPENVKVVALTPLGYMSGASMKNKFIRNTMVSRKPLEEMVHREKW; this is encoded by the coding sequence ATGGAATTCATGGACGTAGTCGCCACCCGAAAAAGCGTACGAGACTACCAAGACAAACCAGTTGAAGAAGACAAGATAACCCAGATTTTAGAGGCAGCAAGACAGGCGCCTTCCTGGGCTAATAAGCAAGGCACAAAATACATCATTGTCACTGACAAGAAACGAATCGAAGACTTAGCAAACATGTTTATGGGCTTCGTAAAAAAAGCACCGGCTGTTGTGGTCGCATGCGCTAACCCTAAAGATAGCGGTTCACGCAACGGCATGGACTACTACCTTGTTGACGTAGTAATTTCGATGCAGCAGCTGGTTTTAGCAGCGACAAACTTGGGTTTAGGCACATGCTGGATAGGCGGATTCGACGAAGACAAAGTTAAGAAGGCACTGGAAATTCCAGAGAACGTAAAGGTCGTTGCGTTAACGCCGCTTGGGTACATGTCAGGTGCAAGCATGAAAAACAAGTTCATACGCAACACAATGGTGTCAAGAAAGCCGCTGGAAGAGATGGTTCATAGAGAGAAATGGTAG
- a CDS encoding MscL family protein, with protein MSKEDEMLAELRKIREAVEKAPPAAPPKGLWNEFKDFLTKYRILGLAVAFVLGLYLGTLVQALVSSFIMPLIGLAIPNVENLSTLTVSLGNQDFTVGVFLVALITFLIVAFVVFLVVKVAKKWKIE; from the coding sequence TTGAGTAAAGAGGATGAAATGTTAGCTGAATTAAGAAAAATCCGTGAAGCAGTAGAGAAAGCGCCGCCCGCTGCGCCGCCAAAGGGACTATGGAATGAATTCAAAGATTTCCTCACTAAGTACAGGATTTTAGGCTTAGCTGTCGCGTTCGTTTTAGGCTTGTATCTGGGCACGCTTGTTCAGGCGCTGGTCAGCAGCTTCATCATGCCACTGATTGGCTTAGCGATCCCGAACGTGGAAAACCTCTCGACGTTAACGGTGTCTTTAGGCAATCAGGACTTCACAGTGGGCGTGTTTCTCGTAGCGTTGATTACGTTCCTGATCGTGGCGTTCGTTGTGTTCTTAGTGGTTAAAGTCGCTAAGAAATGGAAAATCGAGTAA
- a CDS encoding ATP-dependent DNA ligase, giving the protein MDYAVIADSYERIEATTKRLEMTDHLVELLRKTPKEVIARVVYLTQGKLYPDFMGIEMGVAEKLAIKALIRASGGSGSVIQKELQKSGDIGETAEQQLSKRKQSTFFKRALTVEHVYETLDRLAKTEGSGAVDTKMALLSGLLTDASPKEAKWLIRTVTGNLRLGIADMTVLDALAIAYGGGKENRVAIERAYNISSDLGRVASVVAEKGLEGIEKFQVMVFEPIRPMLAERLGAPEEILEKFGGKCVAEYKYDGERVQAHKSGEKVVLYSRRLENISSQYPDAVELIRRQIIAKEAILEAECVAMDLETGDMRPFQELMHRRRKYGVEEAITQYPISLFSFDLLFVDGEDLTRQPLPQRRKRLLAAIKPNERLKPAIQKTVKSPRELEDFFEEAIEEGCEGVMCKSVGDDSVYQAGNRGWLWIKFKRDYRSEMTDTVDLVVVGAFHGRGKRVGAYGALLLATYNPEEDTFETVTKCGTGFTDKDLVTLHEMLQKHVVPRRNSRVKSTLEADVWFEPAVVLEILGAEITLSPIHMAAMDAVRRGSGMAIRFPRFTGNYRTDKSPQDATTSKEIVEMYNLQLKKIGEAPP; this is encoded by the coding sequence ATGGATTACGCAGTTATCGCTGACTCCTATGAGCGAATCGAAGCCACCACCAAGCGCCTCGAAATGACCGACCACCTCGTCGAGCTGCTACGCAAGACGCCAAAAGAGGTGATTGCGCGGGTGGTTTACTTAACGCAGGGCAAGCTCTACCCTGACTTTATGGGCATCGAGATGGGCGTAGCTGAGAAACTCGCCATAAAAGCCCTCATACGCGCCTCAGGCGGCAGCGGCAGCGTAATCCAAAAGGAACTACAGAAAAGCGGCGACATAGGCGAAACCGCGGAGCAGCAGCTGAGCAAACGCAAGCAATCCACGTTTTTCAAGCGTGCCCTCACCGTCGAGCACGTTTACGAGACGCTGGATAGGCTGGCTAAGACAGAGGGCAGCGGCGCCGTGGACACCAAGATGGCGCTTCTCTCGGGGCTCCTCACTGACGCCTCGCCTAAAGAGGCTAAGTGGCTTATCCGCACAGTCACGGGGAACCTGCGATTGGGCATCGCGGACATGACGGTTCTGGATGCGTTGGCGATTGCTTATGGCGGCGGCAAAGAAAACCGGGTAGCCATCGAGCGCGCCTACAACATCTCCTCGGATCTGGGCAGAGTCGCATCCGTCGTCGCCGAGAAGGGTTTGGAGGGCATCGAGAAATTCCAAGTTATGGTTTTTGAGCCCATACGCCCCATGCTGGCGGAGCGGCTGGGCGCGCCCGAGGAGATACTCGAGAAATTCGGCGGCAAATGCGTAGCCGAGTACAAGTATGATGGCGAGCGGGTGCAGGCGCATAAGAGCGGCGAGAAAGTGGTGCTTTATTCAAGGCGCCTCGAAAACATCTCCAGCCAGTACCCCGACGCCGTCGAGCTAATCCGCAGACAAATCATTGCCAAAGAAGCTATCCTTGAAGCCGAATGCGTCGCCATGGACCTTGAAACCGGCGACATGCGGCCCTTCCAGGAACTCATGCATCGACGACGCAAATACGGCGTCGAAGAAGCCATCACCCAGTACCCCATTTCGCTTTTTAGCTTCGACTTGCTCTTCGTTGACGGCGAAGACCTCACCCGGCAGCCCCTGCCCCAGCGGCGCAAGCGGCTACTGGCAGCCATCAAACCCAACGAGCGCCTAAAACCCGCCATACAAAAAACCGTCAAGAGCCCCCGGGAACTCGAGGATTTCTTTGAGGAAGCCATCGAGGAGGGCTGCGAGGGCGTCATGTGCAAATCCGTCGGCGACGACTCCGTCTATCAGGCGGGCAACCGCGGCTGGCTCTGGATCAAATTCAAACGAGACTACCGTAGCGAAATGACTGACACCGTAGATTTGGTGGTGGTCGGCGCGTTTCATGGCAGAGGCAAACGGGTCGGCGCATACGGCGCGCTGCTGCTGGCAACCTACAACCCAGAGGAGGACACCTTCGAAACGGTCACCAAATGCGGCACAGGCTTCACCGACAAGGACCTTGTTACGCTGCATGAAATGCTCCAAAAACATGTGGTGCCACGCCGAAACAGCCGAGTCAAATCCACGCTGGAAGCCGACGTGTGGTTTGAGCCCGCGGTGGTTTTGGAGATTTTAGGCGCCGAAATCACCCTTAGCCCCATCCACATGGCAGCGATGGATGCAGTCCGCAGGGGCAGCGGCATGGCAATCCGGTTCCCACGCTTCACCGGCAACTACCGCACCGACAAGAGCCCCCAGGACGCCACCACCTCCAAGGAAATCGTGGAGATGTATAATCTGCAGCTGAAAAAAATCGGCGAAGCCCCGCCGTAG